Proteins encoded by one window of Rubrobacter indicoceani:
- a CDS encoding glycosyltransferase family 2 protein — translation MISTESTRTENASRTRTALTVIVPAFNEAGSIADTIRSLQGQSAPPEEIMIVDDCSTDGTGEVARSLGVTVIRPPGNTGSKAGAQSFVLGLVRTEFVAAIDADTILAPDGLELLLDALAEDRNTAAACGFVLPRRVRTLWERGRYIEYLFAFTFIKQVQDYFQRPVISSGCFSAYRTELLRGCGGWSGRTMAEDMDLTWTFYQAGYGVRFVPEALCYPLEPQDFGFMRKQLRRWSHGFVQNLRLHWRGIVHVGYLRSVVAVAFWDAALAPLVYFLLLPLLAVFVSPLFLIGYVIDAPAVLVPVLVGAAKRGEVGRALLSYPAFFVLRLVNSAIMFKAIVLELLLKRSLSVYEKGH, via the coding sequence TTGATCTCGACAGAGTCCACGCGTACCGAGAACGCCTCAAGAACGCGAACCGCCCTGACCGTTATAGTTCCGGCTTTCAACGAGGCCGGGAGCATCGCGGACACCATCCGCTCGCTCCAAGGACAGAGCGCGCCGCCGGAGGAGATCATGATCGTAGACGACTGCTCGACCGATGGCACCGGGGAGGTCGCCCGCTCTCTCGGGGTTACGGTTATACGCCCGCCCGGGAATACCGGCTCGAAGGCCGGGGCGCAGAGCTTCGTCCTCGGACTCGTGCGGACGGAGTTCGTAGCCGCCATAGATGCCGACACCATCCTCGCCCCCGACGGCCTCGAACTGCTCCTCGATGCGCTCGCCGAGGACAGGAACACGGCGGCGGCCTGCGGTTTTGTGCTCCCCCGGCGCGTAAGGACCCTCTGGGAACGAGGCCGCTACATCGAGTACCTCTTCGCCTTCACGTTTATAAAGCAGGTCCAGGATTACTTTCAGAGGCCCGTTATCTCCTCGGGTTGCTTCTCGGCCTACCGGACGGAGTTGCTGAGGGGGTGCGGCGGCTGGTCGGGGCGCACGATGGCCGAGGACATGGACCTGACCTGGACCTTCTATCAGGCCGGGTACGGGGTGCGCTTCGTCCCGGAGGCGCTCTGCTATCCTCTGGAACCGCAGGACTTCGGCTTCATGCGAAAGCAGCTCAGACGCTGGTCGCACGGTTTCGTGCAGAACCTGCGGCTCCACTGGCGGGGGATAGTCCACGTCGGTTATCTGAGGTCCGTCGTCGCCGTCGCTTTCTGGGATGCCGCGCTCGCGCCGCTCGTGTACTTTCTGCTCCTGCCGCTACTCGCGGTCTTCGTCAGCCCTCTGTTCCTGATCGGCTACGTCATAGACGCCCCGGCGGTGCTTGTCCCGGTCCTTGTCGGGGCGGCGAAGCGCGGGGAGGTCGGGCGCGCCCTGCTGAGCTACCCGGCCTTTTTCGTGCTGCGGCTCGTCAACTCGGCCATCATGTTCAAGGCCATCGTCCTGGAGCTGCTGCTGAAACGCTCGCTCTCGGTCTACGAGAAGGGACACTGA
- a CDS encoding L-2-amino-thiazoline-4-carboxylic acid hydrolase, with amino-acid sequence MKWLNVYGLPRLPLLLAKWAMKLGLPGPTWYKWKAASAGTGVILDEMIRAADDLGYDGQRVGKLAMSRIGEKQGSDLREQLGATTMKDTVDVVMLANRFFDIEITLTEQADGTYTINADRCPWFGGMGKDGVPGWDAKPCSAFSTYEKAMVEAINPNVKLSYTEKRTSGGHTCRGVYKYRDEELGDGPQGGVQPEMVSLGKKPLRTEAEKALQGSGKKAG; translated from the coding sequence ATGAAGTGGCTCAACGTCTACGGTCTGCCCCGACTCCCGCTCCTGCTCGCGAAGTGGGCCATGAAACTCGGGCTTCCCGGTCCGACCTGGTACAAGTGGAAGGCGGCGAGCGCCGGAACGGGGGTCATACTCGATGAGATGATCCGGGCCGCCGACGACCTCGGCTACGACGGCCAGCGGGTGGGCAAGCTCGCCATGAGCCGCATCGGGGAAAAGCAGGGCTCGGACCTGCGCGAACAGCTCGGCGCGACCACGATGAAGGACACCGTAGACGTCGTTATGCTCGCCAACCGCTTCTTCGACATCGAAATAACGCTCACCGAGCAGGCCGACGGGACCTACACCATCAACGCCGACCGATGCCCCTGGTTTGGCGGGATGGGCAAGGATGGCGTCCCCGGCTGGGACGCAAAGCCGTGCAGCGCGTTCTCGACCTACGAGAAGGCGATGGTCGAGGCAATCAACCCGAACGTCAAGCTCTCCTACACCGAGAAGCGCACGAGCGGCGGCCACACCTGCCGGGGCGTCTACAAGTACCGCGACGAGGAACTCGGCGACGGCCCGCAGGGGGGCGTTCAGCCCGAGATGGTCTCGCTCGGCAAGAAGCCGCTCCGCACCGAAGCCGAGAAAGCCCTTCAGGGGAGCGGCAAAAAGGCCGGTTAG
- a CDS encoding ATP-binding protein, with translation MKKTRITLNVQSRGAMSGVLTLGSLDPAFEAISTVDGDPVELDLRSVDFVEPAGLCGLAALLEALTTRSEAVSIALSGRNVAAYLERMDFFRLFSGRVSVHPDVSSLEDRERHNPGTLQELVNFHEESEIKDIIQRISDILESREYLLRERVAICSTLSEICGNAAEHGRSSFGAYVAVQAYDHIVSGSRRDGEEVIISIADGGPGIRNTLLRNPVYAEHTATDNDAIRHALKMGVTSTGEIGRGGGLTLVAQLSARNGGSLSIRSGSGRVTVNKEEKQRPRNVPDFPGTFVRVSLPRHTGEPHRR, from the coding sequence GTGAAGAAGACCAGGATCACCCTCAACGTACAGAGTCGCGGCGCGATGTCCGGCGTTCTGACGCTCGGAAGTCTCGATCCGGCCTTCGAGGCGATCAGCACCGTAGACGGGGACCCGGTCGAACTCGACCTCCGCTCGGTTGACTTCGTCGAACCCGCCGGGCTCTGCGGTCTGGCCGCCCTGCTCGAAGCCCTGACCACCCGCTCCGAGGCGGTCTCCATCGCCCTCTCCGGTCGGAACGTCGCCGCATACCTCGAACGCATGGACTTCTTCCGGCTCTTCTCCGGCAGGGTCTCGGTTCACCCCGACGTCTCCTCTCTTGAAGACCGCGAACGCCACAACCCCGGAACCCTCCAAGAACTCGTCAACTTCCACGAAGAGAGCGAGATAAAAGACATAATCCAGCGCATCTCGGATATCCTCGAAAGCCGCGAATACCTTCTGCGCGAGCGGGTCGCTATCTGCTCCACGCTCTCGGAGATCTGCGGCAACGCCGCCGAGCACGGTCGCTCTTCCTTTGGTGCCTATGTTGCGGTACAGGCTTACGATCACATCGTCAGCGGCTCGCGTCGGGACGGGGAAGAGGTGATTATCTCGATCGCCGACGGTGGACCCGGCATCAGGAACACGCTTCTGCGTAACCCCGTCTACGCCGAACACACCGCCACCGACAACGACGCCATCCGCCACGCGCTCAAGATGGGCGTAACCTCCACCGGGGAGATCGGTCGCGGCGGCGGCCTGACCCTCGTTGCTCAACTCTCGGCCAGAAACGGTGGTTCGCTCTCTATAAGATCCGGCTCCGGACGTGTTACCGTCAACAAGGAAGAGAAGCAGAGACCGAGAAACGTCCCCGATTTCCCCGGAACCTTTGTCCGGGTTTCGCTCCCCAGACACACCGGAGAACCCCACAGACGATGA
- a CDS encoding MFS transporter: protein MNSSFGRRLAVTGSAFVLLGIFWGTFAVLLADLSREIGLSPGPLGVALLIGAVASIISMGLLGWASDAVGRRVFVFGALLVFGAGIFGLSAAGSFGGLVSALLVIYAGSGLYDVGINASAIDLEREAGRRIMAYFHAAFSAGGFVGAVASGIFLAFGFDYRVVYLLVLVPLALVAVMVASTDLTSPAPEMEARESSGGVYAMFANRALLLVALIATLGLLSEGEMEHWSGIYLRDTLGLSALAGGTGVAVFFGAMAIGRIGAASLINAFGTRRVLRAAGMLAAVGMAVSLATTLPVLVVAGFLVVGLALSAVVPIAFSLAGDLAPDKVGAATSVLTTTSYGGFLLGPVLVGGLAEAFGLRLALTTIIVAGAAVFMLSMRIKEN from the coding sequence GTGAACTCATCATTCGGGCGTCGGCTCGCTGTTACGGGGTCGGCGTTTGTCCTGCTCGGGATCTTCTGGGGGACTTTCGCCGTTCTGCTCGCGGATCTCAGCCGGGAGATCGGCCTCTCGCCGGGGCCGCTCGGGGTCGCGCTTTTGATCGGGGCCGTGGCCTCGATAATCTCGATGGGGCTTCTCGGGTGGGCCTCGGACGCGGTCGGGCGGCGGGTGTTTGTGTTCGGGGCCCTGCTGGTCTTCGGGGCCGGTATCTTCGGGCTTTCGGCGGCGGGTAGCTTCGGCGGGCTGGTCTCGGCCCTGCTCGTGATCTACGCCGGTTCCGGCCTCTATGACGTCGGTATAAACGCCTCGGCTATAGACCTCGAACGCGAGGCCGGCCGGCGGATCATGGCCTACTTCCACGCCGCCTTCAGCGCGGGCGGTTTCGTCGGGGCGGTGGCGTCGGGTATCTTTCTCGCCTTCGGCTTCGACTACCGCGTCGTCTACCTGCTGGTCCTTGTGCCTCTCGCCCTCGTGGCGGTCATGGTGGCCTCTACCGACCTTACCTCCCCGGCCCCGGAGATGGAAGCACGGGAAAGCTCCGGTGGCGTCTACGCGATGTTCGCCAACCGGGCTCTACTGCTGGTCGCGCTTATCGCTACGCTCGGCCTTCTCTCCGAGGGCGAGATGGAACACTGGTCGGGCATCTACCTGCGCGACACGCTCGGGCTGTCGGCCCTCGCCGGGGGGACGGGCGTAGCCGTATTCTTCGGGGCGATGGCTATAGGACGTATCGGGGCTGCCTCGCTTATAAACGCCTTCGGTACGCGCCGGGTGCTGCGAGCCGCCGGAATGCTCGCCGCCGTCGGGATGGCCGTCTCCCTCGCAACGACGCTGCCCGTGCTGGTCGTTGCGGGGTTTCTTGTAGTCGGGCTAGCCCTGTCCGCCGTCGTCCCGATAGCCTTCTCGCTCGCCGGAGACCTCGCGCCGGACAAGGTCGGAGCGGCCACGAGCGTCCTGACGACCACAAGCTACGGCGGGTTCTTGCTCGGCCCCGTTCTGGTCGGCGGGCTCGCGGAAGCCTTCGGTCTGCGCCTCGCGCTGACGACCATCATCGTCGCCGGAGCCGCCGTTTTCATGCTCTCGATGAGGATCAAAGAAAACTAG
- the nth gene encoding endonuclease III produces the protein MTTTGAASMQTVLERLKGEYPNAETELTYSSPLELLVAVILSAQCTDVRVNQVTGNLFAKYRSPEDYAAAPPEELEEDIRPTGFFRNKARSIRGMSEALIRDHDGKVPRTMQELVALPGVGRKTANVILGNVFGVNEGVVVDTHVKRLSNRLGFTEESDPVKVERDLIPLVPERDRTLFAHLLIFHGRNVCKARKPLCRTCLLNDICPSSTV, from the coding sequence ATGACGACCACCGGAGCAGCCTCGATGCAAACCGTTCTCGAACGGCTCAAAGGCGAGTACCCGAATGCCGAGACGGAACTGACCTACTCGAGTCCGCTCGAACTGCTCGTGGCGGTGATCCTCTCCGCCCAGTGCACGGACGTGCGGGTAAATCAGGTGACGGGGAATCTCTTCGCGAAGTACCGCTCCCCGGAGGATTACGCCGCTGCTCCGCCGGAGGAACTCGAAGAGGACATCCGCCCGACGGGTTTTTTCCGAAACAAGGCAAGGTCTATCCGGGGGATGTCCGAAGCGCTCATCAGAGACCACGACGGCAAGGTCCCGCGCACGATGCAGGAGCTTGTCGCGCTGCCCGGCGTCGGGCGGAAAACGGCGAACGTGATCCTCGGCAACGTCTTTGGCGTAAACGAGGGCGTGGTCGTCGACACCCACGTCAAGCGCCTCTCGAACCGCCTCGGCTTTACGGAGGAGTCCGACCCGGTAAAGGTCGAGCGCGACCTCATCCCGCTTGTCCCCGAGCGAGACCGCACTCTCTTTGCGCACCTGCTCATCTTTCACGGCAGAAACGTCTGCAAGGCGCGCAAACCCCTCTGCCGGACCTGCCTGCTCAACGACATCTGTCCCTCATCCACCGTATAA
- a CDS encoding sigma-70 family RNA polymerase sigma factor: MADVLTQYMGKVRRGRLLRAEEEVSLGRRVGQGDEAARRRIIESNLRLVISIAKKYRGRGLDFEDLIQEGNAGLIRAVGKFDPDRGFRFSTYATWWIRQAITRAVADHARAVRLPAHVVDSVFRLRRAENSLSIELGREPLEEELASRLEVEVAEVRRLREISQPVSSMNVRIGRDEEAAEVGELFPDDSSRSEYEAVNAGSWVGMLRDALGSLPEREARILSMRHGLDGEKTKTLREVSEELGISQERARQVEKKALRTIRSGRYASRLRGALPEAV, from the coding sequence ATGGCGGACGTTCTGACACAGTACATGGGCAAAGTCCGAAGAGGCAGGCTTCTCAGGGCCGAGGAGGAAGTCTCGCTCGGGCGGCGGGTCGGTCAGGGTGACGAAGCGGCGCGGCGGAGGATCATCGAATCCAACCTGAGGCTCGTTATCTCCATAGCCAAGAAGTACCGGGGCCGGGGGCTGGATTTCGAGGACCTCATTCAGGAAGGCAACGCCGGTCTGATACGAGCGGTCGGGAAGTTCGACCCGGACCGGGGCTTCCGCTTTTCAACGTATGCTACGTGGTGGATCCGTCAGGCAATAACCCGCGCCGTCGCCGACCACGCCCGCGCAGTCCGGCTTCCGGCGCACGTCGTGGACTCCGTTTTCCGGCTCCGCCGGGCCGAGAACTCGCTCTCCATAGAACTCGGACGCGAGCCGCTTGAAGAAGAACTGGCCAGCAGGCTGGAGGTCGAGGTCGCAGAAGTCCGGCGGCTCAGGGAGATAAGCCAGCCGGTATCCAGCATGAACGTCCGAATCGGACGGGACGAGGAGGCAGCCGAGGTCGGGGAGCTCTTCCCGGATGATTCGTCGAGGTCCGAATACGAAGCCGTGAATGCCGGTTCCTGGGTCGGGATGCTCAGGGACGCCCTGGGCTCCCTGCCGGAGCGGGAAGCCCGCATACTGAGCATGCGTCACGGCCTGGACGGTGAAAAGACAAAGACGCTTCGAGAAGTCTCCGAAGAACTGGGCATCTCGCAGGAGCGTGCCCGGCAGGTCGAGAAGAAAGCCCTCAGAACCATTCGCTCGGGACGCTACGCCAGCAGGCTGCGGGGTGCGTTGCCGGAAGCCGTGTGA
- a CDS encoding M23 family metallopeptidase: MFNKRHEGRLRPAVSGRSAKVLLIGGALTLFAFSGAAAQPGSGGVQDLNEAVTEEMSQKSGKDLPVPGQRSAASSGVPGTQVNVMRQAESGGEGWAFGTAVIEAPKKRGHYPQGWLFVGRETDEGWDLEFEGTPEFAELADEAPTKVVSEKEQSTFKAQRSGTGSAGDATGTGSSEPTRQTASTGTRTGLMLPWAKGKAWYFTGGPHGWGTGYDRPYSSLDLVGRGADQNVRSVAPGNVYNMCGSGRGWIRVYHPNGYTTDYYHLANNIRPQAGAYIRRGTVLGQTGQDVSCGGQSFGRHVHFSILRGETRAALNGRQLGGWTFQEGQAYGGSATRGSTIRYPGGSTLLVNYGAKG, translated from the coding sequence TTGTTTAACAAAAGACACGAAGGTCGGTTGCGGCCCGCCGTGAGCGGCAGATCCGCCAAGGTTCTGCTGATCGGGGGTGCGCTCACGCTCTTTGCTTTTTCGGGGGCCGCGGCCCAGCCGGGCTCCGGCGGGGTTCAGGACCTCAACGAAGCCGTAACGGAGGAGATGTCCCAGAAAAGCGGGAAGGATCTCCCGGTGCCCGGTCAGCGCAGCGCGGCTTCTTCCGGCGTTCCGGGGACGCAGGTCAACGTCATGCGTCAGGCCGAATCCGGCGGCGAGGGCTGGGCGTTCGGCACCGCCGTTATCGAAGCCCCGAAAAAGAGGGGCCACTACCCGCAGGGCTGGCTCTTTGTAGGCCGGGAGACCGACGAGGGTTGGGATCTTGAGTTCGAGGGGACACCCGAGTTTGCGGAGCTGGCCGACGAAGCCCCGACAAAGGTAGTCAGCGAGAAAGAGCAGAGCACCTTCAAGGCGCAAAGGTCCGGGACGGGTTCTGCAGGCGATGCAACGGGGACGGGCTCATCCGAGCCGACCCGCCAGACGGCCTCCACCGGAACCCGCACGGGCCTGATGCTTCCGTGGGCGAAGGGCAAGGCATGGTACTTCACCGGTGGTCCGCACGGCTGGGGGACGGGCTACGACCGCCCGTACTCCTCACTGGACCTTGTAGGCCGCGGGGCAGATCAGAATGTCAGGTCGGTCGCACCGGGCAACGTCTACAACATGTGCGGCTCCGGTCGAGGCTGGATCCGGGTCTATCACCCGAACGGCTACACGACGGATTACTATCACCTCGCGAACAACATAAGGCCGCAGGCCGGTGCCTACATCCGGCGCGGGACGGTGCTCGGCCAGACCGGGCAGGACGTCTCCTGCGGCGGTCAGTCTTTCGGCAGGCACGTCCACTTCTCTATTCTGCGGGGTGAGACCCGCGCCGCGCTGAACGGCAGGCAGCTCGGTGGCTGGACTTTCCAGGAAGGTCAGGCCTACGGAGGCTCCGCGACGCGAGGCTCCACGATACGTTATCCCGGTGGCAGTACGTTGCTGGTCAACTACGGAGCGAAAGGATAG
- the thyX gene encoding FAD-dependent thymidylate synthase, whose translation MTRRLAGTIYLKTRRYMTNIKEAGDAEGLFTELGGRLSNGFPVIDSETKHTEAGTPYLSGPGVVMLSRPQANVAGLAGFLEGFDPELRFPDYLDDPTELPASSQVAKTAGQLCYASFGPRRTTNENAASYFERLTSAGHGSVLEHASFGFLLYGISRSVTHELVRHRAGVGISQISQRYVSGSVLRFVERPEYQEDADLHRRFESRIDRAASEYEEMAGWLLGWQEKGSAMLSADQKTDARKKVQQTARSLLPNETEAPMVWTANVRALRHVIEMRADAHAESEIRALALRIFLCARLADPVLFGDYRLATLPDGTRTISTENRKA comes from the coding sequence TTGACGAGACGGCTTGCCGGAACGATCTACCTGAAAACGAGGCGTTATATGACGAACATCAAAGAAGCCGGGGATGCAGAGGGCCTGTTCACCGAACTCGGCGGACGGCTCTCCAACGGGTTCCCGGTGATCGACTCCGAAACAAAGCACACCGAAGCCGGAACCCCGTACCTCAGCGGTCCGGGCGTCGTAATGCTCTCCAGGCCGCAGGCCAACGTCGCCGGGCTCGCGGGCTTTCTCGAAGGCTTCGACCCGGAGCTTCGCTTCCCCGACTACCTCGATGACCCGACCGAACTCCCCGCTTCGTCGCAGGTCGCCAAGACCGCCGGGCAGCTCTGTTACGCCTCGTTCGGCCCCCGGCGCACCACAAACGAAAACGCCGCCTCTTACTTTGAGCGGCTGACCTCCGCCGGACACGGCTCCGTTCTGGAACACGCCAGCTTCGGCTTCCTGCTCTACGGGATAAGCCGCAGCGTTACGCACGAGCTCGTGCGCCACCGGGCCGGGGTCGGCATCTCGCAGATCAGCCAGCGCTACGTCTCCGGGAGCGTGCTTCGCTTTGTCGAGCGGCCCGAATACCAGGAGGATGCCGACCTGCACAGACGCTTCGAGAGTCGCATAGACCGGGCCGCCTCCGAATACGAGGAGATGGCCGGTTGGCTTCTCGGGTGGCAGGAGAAAGGCTCGGCGATGCTCTCCGCGGACCAGAAGACCGACGCGAGAAAGAAGGTTCAGCAGACCGCCCGCTCGCTGCTCCCGAACGAAACCGAGGCCCCGATGGTGTGGACTGCCAACGTGCGCGCGCTCCGGCACGTTATCGAGATGCGGGCCGACGCTCACGCGGAGTCCGAAATCCGCGCCCTCGCCCTGCGGATATTTCTCTGCGCCCGCTTGGCCGACCCGGTGCTCTTCGGCGACTACAGGCTCGCGACGCTCCCGGACGGAACACGCACCATCAGCACAGAGAACCGCAAAGCGTAG
- a CDS encoding rhodanese-like domain-containing protein, producing the protein MAKTFEELVDEAREVTEQTTPDEVNAALEANEEVTILDVREKEERDASRIPDSKFLPRGLLEYRAAEELPEKDGRIVIHCASGGRSALSVKTLQEMGYTNVANLKGGLKAWREAGYTVEEG; encoded by the coding sequence ATGGCGAAGACTTTCGAAGAACTGGTAGACGAAGCCCGCGAAGTTACCGAGCAGACAACCCCCGACGAGGTGAACGCCGCGCTCGAAGCAAACGAGGAGGTCACCATCCTCGACGTGCGCGAGAAGGAGGAGCGCGACGCCTCGCGCATCCCGGACTCGAAGTTCCTGCCACGCGGCCTGCTCGAATACAGGGCCGCCGAAGAACTGCCGGAGAAGGACGGGCGTATCGTTATCCACTGTGCCTCCGGCGGTCGGAGCGCACTCTCGGTAAAGACCCTGCAGGAGATGGGTTACACAAACGTAGCGAACCTCAAGGGCGGCCTCAAGGCGTGGCGCGAGGCCGGTTATACCGTCGAGGAAGGATAG
- a CDS encoding MarR family transcriptional regulator: protein MKTGPMFGGGEHRVFDVAASEGKLLHLRSLGRNCLAVLESELESVPAGGLLYIDLRGVEFLDYSFSDTAFGTVISRAARGDYGDRRAILLDEDRDLLENIEMSLRERDVNAFRVERVGGEPHLLGRLEEHLVETLEAIRTLGPITTADLARRLGINQTACNNRTSNLHERGLVNRRKEASGRRYFYEGIV, encoded by the coding sequence ATGAAAACGGGTCCGATGTTCGGGGGTGGTGAACACCGCGTCTTCGACGTGGCGGCGAGCGAGGGGAAGCTGCTTCACCTTCGTTCGCTGGGGCGCAATTGTCTGGCGGTTCTGGAGTCCGAACTGGAGTCCGTTCCTGCGGGGGGCCTGCTGTATATAGACCTTCGCGGGGTCGAGTTTCTGGATTACTCCTTCTCGGACACAGCATTCGGCACCGTCATATCCCGCGCCGCCCGGGGCGACTACGGCGACCGCAGGGCCATACTCCTTGATGAAGACCGCGACCTTCTCGAGAACATCGAGATGTCGCTCAGGGAACGCGACGTAAACGCCTTCCGTGTCGAGCGGGTAGGCGGCGAACCCCACCTGCTCGGCAGGCTCGAAGAGCATCTGGTGGAGACCCTTGAAGCGATCCGGACGCTGGGGCCGATCACAACGGCGGACCTCGCCAGGCGCCTCGGGATAAACCAGACCGCCTGCAACAACCGGACCAGCAACCTCCACGAAAGAGGACTCGTGAACCGCCGCAAGGAAGCCAGCGGCCGACGCTATTTCTACGAAGGGATCGTCTGA
- a CDS encoding class I SAM-dependent methyltransferase, which yields MKTPNPYHGVGAVPDALDFGLGAFDTLLQRFVSRRVDYDSVLWGELVRDLSDLSPAEDVAGILAEPALLETEEHVRSLLDEIRPVDPFRRVWAADSVLARCCYLVCRLAKPRIAVETGVAYGVSSALVLRAMEVNGSGELHSIDLAPPGRRMKRFRGIAVPGELRRRWTLHPGSSRRVLGPLLKELGSVDLFLHDSLHTARNMRREFREVWPCLNPGGIILADDVERNGAFGGLLRRGPALWRVVCDRETRPLHGPKAPVTFGLAIK from the coding sequence GTGAAGACCCCGAACCCGTACCACGGGGTGGGCGCGGTGCCGGATGCTCTGGACTTCGGGCTTGGCGCGTTTGACACCCTTCTACAGCGGTTCGTCTCCCGGCGGGTAGACTACGACTCTGTTCTCTGGGGGGAGCTTGTCCGCGACCTCTCAGACCTTTCCCCGGCTGAAGACGTAGCCGGGATACTTGCGGAACCGGCGCTTCTTGAGACCGAGGAGCACGTGCGATCGCTGCTGGATGAGATCCGGCCCGTGGACCCCTTTCGGCGGGTCTGGGCCGCGGATTCCGTTCTTGCGAGGTGCTGTTACCTTGTCTGCCGGCTGGCGAAACCCCGCATCGCGGTCGAGACCGGGGTCGCTTACGGCGTTTCGTCGGCGCTGGTCCTGCGGGCGATGGAGGTAAACGGCTCCGGCGAACTCCACAGCATAGACCTTGCTCCGCCCGGTCGTCGGATGAAGCGGTTCCGGGGGATAGCTGTCCCGGGCGAACTGCGCCGACGCTGGACGCTCCATCCCGGTTCCAGCCGCAGGGTGCTCGGCCCGCTCCTGAAGGAGCTCGGATCGGTGGACCTCTTTCTCCACGACAGCCTCCATACGGCCCGGAACATGCGCCGGGAGTTCCGGGAGGTCTGGCCGTGCCTGAACCCCGGCGGCATCATCCTCGCCGACGATGTGGAGCGAAACGGTGCGTTCGGGGGACTTCTGAGGCGCGGGCCCGCGCTCTGGCGGGTCGTCTGCGACCGCGAAACAAGACCGCTGCACGGCCCGAAAGCCCCCGTAACCTTCGGTCTGGCTATCAAGTAG
- a CDS encoding GNAT family N-acetyltransferase, whose amino-acid sequence MFTGDADHAATNRRIRTERRDEIHAEDTNLLRGETLLLRPPVEADVEFAYSWDRDPELAAWNGRSPIKSSLSAARRDYLARWRDRSVKTFIIEVDDEPSGMATLYDFRKGGCELGIKIGPSSLRNHGYASEAVELLVDYALYTLDLAVVRGSTLSHNRRMQRVFEKLGFVEVGEGSILSRYDNRRYIEIFYERRR is encoded by the coding sequence ATATTCACCGGAGACGCGGATCATGCGGCCACGAACAGACGCATTCGAACCGAACGGAGAGACGAGATTCACGCCGAAGACACCAACCTGCTCCGGGGAGAAACGCTTCTGCTCCGCCCGCCGGTCGAGGCGGACGTGGAGTTCGCCTACAGTTGGGACCGCGACCCGGAACTCGCCGCCTGGAACGGGCGGTCGCCGATAAAAAGCTCGCTCTCGGCCGCCCGGCGCGACTACCTGGCCCGCTGGCGGGACCGCTCGGTGAAGACCTTTATCATCGAGGTCGACGACGAACCTTCGGGGATGGCGACGCTCTACGACTTCCGCAAGGGCGGTTGCGAGCTCGGCATCAAAATAGGCCCGAGCAGCCTCCGCAACCACGGTTACGCCTCCGAAGCCGTGGAGCTCCTCGTGGATTACGCTCTATATACCCTTGACCTCGCCGTCGTGCGCGGCTCGACCCTCTCCCACAACCGTCGGATGCAGCGCGTCTTTGAAAAGCTCGGCTTCGTCGAGGTCGGCGAAGGCTCCATCCTCAGCCGCTACGACAACCGCCGCTACATCGAGATATTCTACGAACGTCGCAGGTAA
- a CDS encoding DedA family protein, whose protein sequence is MDRFFDPQTISVVIDAIESYGYLIIVFGAMLQGVGLPLPAQTILVTAGVMAGQDVLNPYYAVLFGLVGAVAGSQAGYLIGRRGGRPFVLKVGRFVGVTPARLDRAENFFDHHGHRAVLVARFIPVLKTFGYVASGLVKMPYQIFLRNDFIGTSVWTVGSVLLGMAISASVMSVVI, encoded by the coding sequence ATGGACAGGTTCTTTGACCCCCAGACGATAAGCGTGGTAATAGACGCCATCGAGTCCTACGGCTACTTGATCATCGTCTTCGGGGCGATGCTGCAGGGGGTCGGGTTGCCGCTCCCGGCGCAGACCATCCTTGTAACCGCCGGGGTGATGGCCGGACAGGACGTACTGAACCCGTACTACGCCGTGCTCTTCGGCCTTGTCGGGGCGGTGGCCGGAAGCCAGGCCGGGTATTTGATCGGGCGCCGCGGCGGACGTCCTTTTGTGCTGAAAGTGGGGCGGTTTGTCGGGGTTACGCCCGCGAGGCTCGACCGGGCCGAAAACTTCTTTGACCATCACGGTCACCGGGCGGTGCTGGTCGCCCGGTTTATCCCCGTCCTCAAGACCTTCGGCTACGTCGCCTCCGGGCTGGTGAAGATGCCGTATCAGATCTTCCTCAGAAACGATTTTATCGGGACGAGCGTCTGGACGGTGGGGTCCGTCCTGCTCGGGATGGCCATCTCCGCGAGCGTGATGTCCGTAGTTATCTGA